CATGGGTATAAGAATATTTTTCACACTTAGTATGTATAGGTATGTATGTTGTCAAAAGAATTGAGACACTTTGTAAAAAATTAAGAGAGTGTTTTTTTATAATACGTGTTTGAATTAATTTACCTCAGCACTAATTACAAGCTCTTCGGGGAGCATTTTCTCTTGTTTTTAAAACGTTTTCTACATCCTCTAATTTAAATCCTTTTGCTTTTAAAAGTATTAAATAGTGATACATTAAATCAGCTGCTTCACCTAAAAATAAATCACTGTTATTATCTTTGGCCTCAATCACAATTTCTACCGCCTCTTCTCCAACTTTTTGTGCAACCTTATTGATTCCTTTATTAAATAATTTATAGGTATAAGATTCTTTATTATCCCCAAAATCAATTCTATCATTAATTGTTTGTTCTAATTCGTATACAAAACCACGGTTTGAAATTTCCTTAAAACAGGTTGTTGAACCTGTGTGACATGTTGGTCCAAATGGTTTTGCCTTAATTAAAACCGTATCGTTGTCACAATCAATTGCAATCGATTTTACTTCTAAAAAATTTCCTGATTCTTCGCCTTTAGTCCATAACCTGTTTTTTGAACGAGAATAAAAAGTTACCTTTCCTAGCTTTTGCGTTTTATTAAAGGCTTCTTCGTTCATATAACCTAACATTAATACCTGATTGTTTAGGTAATTTTGTATGATAACCGGAACTAATCCGTCGTTACTTTTTGTAAAATTAATGTTCATCGTATCGGAATGTTTTGTTGTTTTAAATAGTCTTTTAGCGTTGGAATTGGAATTTCACCAAAATGAAAAATACTAGCCGCCAATCCGCCACTTGCTTTTGTTTTTGTAAAAACATCTACAAAATCTTTCATTGCTCCTGCTCCTCCCGATGCTATTACCGGAAGGTTTACAGCATCAGCAACAGCTTTTGTAATATCGATATTAAAACCAGTTTTTGTTCCATCGCCATCCATTGATGTTAATAAAATTTCACCAGCTCCTAATTCTTCCACTTTCTTTACCCAATCTAAAGTTTTCCATTCGGTTTCAATGTTCCCGCCGTTTACAAACACCTTTTGAATTCCGTTTACGTCGCGCGTATCAACAGCAACAACTACACATTGAGATCCGAAACGAGCCGCCAAATCTGCAATTAATTGTGGATTTTTAACCGCAGAAGAATTTACCGAAACTTTATCTGCACCAGCTTGAATAACCGTCGAAGCATCTTCAACCGAATTAATTCCGCCACCAACTGTAAAAGGAATATTAATTGCTGCCGCTATTTTATTGACCATTTCGGCTAAAGTTTTACGCTTTTCAATAGTTGCAGTAATATCCAGAAAGACCAATTCATCAGCTCCTTCTTCTACATATTTTTTTGCCAATTCTACAGGATCTCCGCATCGCGTAAACCAATAAAATTAACGCCTTTTACCGTTCTTCCATCTTTGATATCTAAACAAGGAATGATTCTTTTCTTCAACATATTAGTACAATTGCTTTAAATCTTTTAATTGAATACGTCCTTCGTAAATTGCTTTTCCAAGAATTGCACCTTCGCAACCTAATTCCTTTACTTTAATTAAATCATCGATTGAAGAAACACCGCCAGAAGCGATCAGTTTTACGTTAGTAGCAGCTAAAATTTGGGCATACAATTCGTTTGATGTTCCTTGTAACATGCCATCTTTTGCAATGTCTGTACAAATTACATATTCAATCCCTTGGGCTTTGTATTCTTGAATAAAATCAATTACATCTAATTCCGACGTTTTTAACCAACCGTGTGTAGCAATTTTACGATCTTTGGCATCTGCTCCTAAAATAATTTTATTGTTTCCGTATGTATTAATCCATTCTAGAAATAAAGTTGGATTTTTAACGGCAATACTTCCACCAGTAATTTGGTTTGCCCCACATTCAAAAGCAATTTTAACATCATTATTTGCTTTAATTCCGCCGCCAAAATCAACTTTTAAATTGGTCTTAGATGCAATTAGTTCTAAGGTTTTGTAATTGATAATTTGTTTCGATTTTGCTCCATCTAAATCCACTAAATGCAAATATTCGATGCCGTAATCTTCAAATTCTTTGGCAACTTCTAATGGGTTTTCATTATATATTTTTTTGGTATCGTAATCGCCTTGAGATAATCGAACACATTTTCCGTCTATAATATCTATTGCAGGGATGATTCTCATAATGCTAAAAAGTTTTTAAGGATTTGCTCTCCAATTCCGGCTGATTTTTCTGGATGGAATTGCGTTGCATAAAAATTATCTTTGTTTAAAGCAGCTGAATATTCTAAAATATAGCTGGTTTTCGCAATTGTAAATTCTGAATTTTCACAATAAAAACTGTGTACATAATAAATGTCTGAGTTTTCATCAATCTCATCAAACAAATGCGATTTAAAATCATAAATGGTATTCCACCCTATATGTGGAACAATTTCTGTTGACGGAAACAATTTTACTTGGATAGGGAAAATACCTAAACAATCGGTATTCCCCTCTTCCGAATAGGAACACATGAGTTGCTGCCCTAAACAAATGCCTAAAACCGGTTGTTTTAAATTTTTAATAACTTCATCTAAACCTTTCTTTTTTAAATAGGTCATTGCAGAACTTGCTTCTCCAACACCGGGAAAAATGACTTTATCTGCAGTTTGTATGGTTTCAAAATCATCTGTAATTACCGCTTCGTAACCCAAACGGGTTATTGCATTGTAAACTGATTTTACATTCCCTGCGTTATATTTTACAATAGCAATCATTACAACATTCCTTTGGTTGATGGTAAAATCATCTTTTCTGGGTCACGCTTTACCGCAACTTTGATTGCTTTTGCAAAAGCTTTAAATATTGCTTCAATTTTGTGGTGCTCGTTTATACCTTCTGCTTTGATATTTAAGTTTGCTTTTGCTCCATCTGTAAACGATTTAAAGAAGTGATAAAACATTTCTGTTGGCATTTGACCAATCATTTCGCGTTTAAAAT
This genomic window from Flavobacterium agricola contains:
- the hisIE gene encoding bifunctional phosphoribosyl-AMP cyclohydrolase/phosphoribosyl-ATP diphosphatase HisIE; this encodes MNINFTKSNDGLVPVIIQNYLNNQVLMLGYMNEEAFNKTQKLGKVTFYSRSKNRLWTKGEESGNFLEVKSIAIDCDNDTVLIKAKPFGPTCHTGSTTCFKEISNRGFVYELEQTINDRIDFGDNKESYTYKLFNKGINKVAQKVGEEAVEIVIEAKDNNSDLFLGEAADLMYHYLILLKAKGFKLEDVENVLKTRENAPRRACN
- the hisH gene encoding imidazole glycerol phosphate synthase subunit HisH, whose protein sequence is MIAIVKYNAGNVKSVYNAITRLGYEAVITDDFETIQTADKVIFPGVGEASSAMTYLKKKGLDEVIKNLKQPVLGICLGQQLMCSYSEEGNTDCLGIFPIQVKLFPSTEIVPHIGWNTIYDFKSHLFDEIDENSDIYYVHSFYCENSEFTIAKTSYILEYSAALNKDNFYATQFHPEKSAGIGEQILKNFLAL
- the hisA gene encoding 1-(5-phosphoribosyl)-5-[(5-phosphoribosylamino)methylideneamino]imidazole-4-carboxamide isomerase, encoding MRIIPAIDIIDGKCVRLSQGDYDTKKIYNENPLEVAKEFEDYGIEYLHLVDLDGAKSKQIINYKTLELIASKTNLKVDFGGGIKANNDVKIAFECGANQITGGSIAVKNPTLFLEWINTYGNNKIILGADAKDRKIATHGWLKTSELDVIDFIQEYKAQGIEYVICTDIAKDGMLQGTSNELYAQILAATNVKLIASGGVSSIDDLIKVKELGCEGAILGKAIYEGRIQLKDLKQLY